From bacterium, one genomic window encodes:
- a CDS encoding histidine kinase, whose translation MRLNPRVMRWMLAFLFWTAVGLFFSTQIYLLINVVEGRIFPFTKAMRSTLPDWYLWAFLAIPIIKLSKRYPLDAKTWREAIWIHLPASAAFATFHVVLAVTVLMLFEALDGNHPSWFEKFEFNFIWYFHYDVLIYWATVGFAHAVQYYRSFQEKRVTAVKLQAQLSQAQLQALKMQLHPHFLFNTLNSISSLLQRSGSEHVDIQTAKKMIVRLADFLRLTLQNSGTQDVDLQQELEFLRCYLEIEKVRFQDRLTVRMNIDPATLNLRIPNLILQPIVENAIRYGIASRSSPGTVEITTARKNGVLQVRIRNDGPGLPDAFQEGVGLSNTKKRLEQSFGESYRFVLENVLEGGVEAILEIPVHE comes from the coding sequence ATGCGTCTGAACCCGCGAGTCATGCGATGGATGCTTGCGTTCCTCTTCTGGACCGCTGTCGGCCTCTTTTTCAGCACCCAGATTTATCTCCTGATCAATGTCGTAGAGGGCAGGATATTTCCGTTCACCAAAGCCATGCGATCCACATTGCCGGACTGGTATTTGTGGGCATTCCTAGCGATTCCTATCATCAAGCTCTCAAAGCGTTATCCTCTCGATGCAAAAACGTGGCGTGAAGCGATTTGGATCCATCTTCCAGCCAGCGCGGCATTTGCTACTTTTCATGTTGTGCTGGCTGTTACAGTTTTGATGCTGTTTGAAGCCCTGGATGGAAATCATCCTTCCTGGTTTGAAAAATTCGAATTCAATTTCATCTGGTACTTTCACTATGATGTTTTGATCTACTGGGCCACTGTGGGATTTGCACACGCTGTTCAGTATTATCGTTCCTTTCAGGAAAAACGGGTGACGGCCGTGAAGCTGCAGGCCCAGTTGAGTCAAGCTCAGCTGCAGGCGCTCAAAATGCAGCTGCATCCGCATTTCCTGTTCAACACTTTGAATTCCATTTCTTCGTTGCTTCAGCGATCCGGTTCGGAGCATGTGGATATTCAAACTGCCAAGAAAATGATCGTGCGCCTTGCCGACTTTTTGCGGTTAACTTTGCAAAATTCCGGAACTCAGGATGTTGATCTGCAACAGGAACTGGAATTCCTCCGCTGTTATCTGGAAATCGAAAAGGTCCGTTTTCAGGATCGTTTAACCGTGCGAATGAATATCGATCCAGCAACCTTAAACCTCCGGATTCCCAATCTCATCCTTCAGCCGATCGTTGAAAATGCGATCCGGTACGGGATTGCTTCGCGATCCAGTCCCGGTACCGTTGAGATCACAACAGCAAGGAAGAATGGGGTGTTGCAGGTTCGTATCCGGAACGATGGTCCCGGACTACCTGATGCTTTTCAAGAGGGAGTCGGTCTGTCCAATACAAAAAAGCGACTGGAACAGTCCTTTGGAGAATCGTATCGATTTGTTCTGGAGAATGTTTTGGAAGGTGGCGTGGAAGCCATCCTGGAGATCCCGGTTCATGAGTAA
- a CDS encoding PAS domain S-box protein, translating to MKRFETVPTTKFIGFYILFVSVPPVAFFLAQRGVHWRYVIPPLILVTTILIRQFYVLSRRHAEDALTRLEKALQTTQVGVTITDIEGKILYLNSAEARMHGYEPEELVGKNVRIFASPEIWEVNPPDMIREMSSWRRESENLRKEGKSFPVHLISDVIRNTSGDPIGIVTVCEDVTERRIAETKLRDSELKFRSVAESATDAIVLADGDGSIIFWNSGAQRIFGYSAPEAVGQALTLLMPRRYQDAHRAAIEKLSTGTSSRSTDRILEFHGKKKTGEEFPLELSLGMWTTAKGTFYSGIIRDITDRKMVEQELRLHEEQLEELVRKRTAELAETNRMLHIEIVERRQIEEELRKSEERYELAVKGGKEGLWDWNLKTDEIFYSIPWKTMLGYQDTEVTDQPEEWLNRVHPDDLQKLNVALTNHLDGKTEHFESEHRILQKDGTYRWVLTRGAAIRDEQGNAVRVAGIQRDIQARKLLEADWKQRAFCDALTALPNRALFMERLDQALHRIQRQRELMVAVLYVDLDYFKNINDTYGHRVGDQLLIAVSRKLKGCVRPSDTLARIGGDEFTILLEDLKVADEAIRVAERVCSELREPFYIDNFYIQTSGSIGVAVSSEDYEKGEALLNDADLAMYLAKDQGRSRHEVFQIRKTS from the coding sequence ATGAAACGGTTTGAAACCGTTCCAACTACAAAGTTTATCGGTTTCTATATATTGTTTGTTTCGGTGCCACCTGTTGCGTTTTTTCTTGCGCAACGTGGGGTTCACTGGAGGTATGTAATCCCCCCTCTCATCCTTGTAACTACGATTCTTATTCGACAGTTCTACGTTTTGAGCCGGAGACACGCAGAAGACGCTTTAACAAGATTAGAGAAAGCTCTCCAAACGACGCAGGTTGGAGTGACCATTACCGATATAGAAGGGAAAATTCTTTATTTGAATTCTGCTGAAGCCCGCATGCATGGATATGAACCCGAGGAACTCGTCGGCAAGAACGTTCGCATTTTTGCGTCACCTGAAATCTGGGAAGTGAATCCACCCGACATGATTCGCGAAATGAGCAGCTGGAGAAGGGAAAGTGAGAACCTTCGAAAAGAGGGGAAATCCTTTCCGGTGCATCTGATTTCAGACGTGATCCGCAATACATCAGGAGATCCGATCGGGATCGTTACCGTTTGCGAAGATGTCACAGAACGGAGGATAGCCGAAACAAAGTTACGTGATTCGGAATTGAAATTCCGCTCAGTTGCAGAATCCGCAACGGACGCAATCGTTCTTGCGGATGGAGACGGCAGTATTATTTTCTGGAACAGCGGCGCTCAACGAATTTTTGGTTATTCGGCCCCTGAAGCAGTCGGCCAAGCGCTGACCTTGCTGATGCCGAGGCGCTATCAGGATGCGCATCGTGCTGCAATTGAGAAGCTGAGCACCGGCACGAGCTCACGTTCCACTGACAGAATCCTGGAATTTCACGGAAAAAAGAAAACGGGTGAAGAATTTCCGTTGGAATTATCACTTGGAATGTGGACCACTGCTAAAGGCACTTTTTACAGTGGAATTATCCGGGATATCACAGACAGAAAAATGGTCGAACAGGAGTTGAGACTTCACGAAGAACAATTGGAAGAATTGGTTCGCAAACGCACGGCTGAACTTGCCGAAACAAACCGGATGCTGCATATAGAAATTGTAGAAAGACGCCAAATTGAAGAAGAGCTTCGAAAAAGTGAGGAACGCTACGAGCTGGCGGTAAAAGGAGGAAAGGAAGGGCTCTGGGATTGGAATTTGAAGACGGATGAGATCTTTTACTCGATTCCATGGAAAACGATGCTCGGTTATCAAGACACGGAAGTTACGGATCAGCCTGAAGAATGGCTGAACCGTGTTCATCCGGATGATCTGCAAAAATTGAATGTCGCGCTGACAAATCATCTGGACGGCAAAACCGAACATTTTGAAAGTGAGCACCGCATTCTTCAGAAGGATGGAACTTACCGCTGGGTATTGACGCGCGGCGCCGCGATCCGGGATGAACAGGGAAATGCAGTCCGGGTTGCGGGAATTCAAAGAGATATCCAGGCTCGTAAGTTGCTGGAAGCGGATTGGAAGCAACGAGCTTTCTGTGATGCCCTGACTGCCTTGCCAAACCGCGCACTGTTTATGGAACGATTGGATCAAGCTCTACACCGGATCCAACGGCAACGCGAGTTGATGGTGGCGGTCCTCTACGTAGACCTGGACTATTTCAAAAATATTAATGATACATACGGACATCGCGTGGGAGATCAACTTTTGATTGCAGTATCGCGAAAACTGAAAGGATGCGTGCGACCAAGCGACACGCTTGCAAGAATCGGCGGCGATGAGTTTACTATTTTATTAGAAGACTTGAAGGTCGCGGACGAAGCGATTCGTGTAGCCGAACGCGTTTGTTCGGAATTGCGGGAACCATTTTACATTGACAACTTTTATATCCAGACCAGCGGAAGCATCGGGGTTGCCGTCAGCTCAGAGGACTATGAGAAAGGAGA
- a CDS encoding TonB-dependent receptor: MRNFGFIFLVLGLLISTVYGQTKDVNRVTGKVQEPSGDPIPQATVSVHPLGVEVNSDDEGNFVLTLPEGTYTVFVEAPGFEIRGETITTKKEPLHLNMVLHPKHLQFEEIVIGTEDSSGASVSSPSTSIQPAKEASPTSVLDAVQDIPSVAPLGQGGLFQVPSIRGSARERTILLFESVRITSERRTGPSFSFVDALFLDRIDVTRGPAPVLYGSNGESGLIHAFALEPSSTSSSVTFRTGYQSNLDENWQALTYKDGTDRFQYVLGAVRRESGDFESGDGQEFPSSFKRLNFLAKGRWFSDAGTLTFLVLPTWTQDIEKASSDAVTSPTLYPEENHQIYAVDWQNPLLKGVYDFQVQAWLHPNDLIARDENVSNGVVTARNIVFNDTDDFGVRFRVGRAALGNWRFWTGVDYFARANVNARQESFERSLSGPGFDQTGSFFSIKDGSYNITGLFLTSSVNLGKMLTNGGLRLQRVHTANHAEDTISDSEYGWSGNFGGDFPLNSNWDVVWNVGRGLRPATISEKFFTGETGRGSITGNPKLKTESNFEFDGGIRYHRDRKFAAFYLFRNDVEEFIARVRLADGSFTYQNLQDVVIYGIEGEGYYDFNTVRIYSNFHVIRGHDGNGADINDIPPSRMIAGLQYSPQDFWWNGSVELVRQFEKTDSGPDEAARDAALILNTKMKFFLNDNLSFFVSGFNLTNETYFDSADNRAPLAYGRSFSIELLTQF, translated from the coding sequence ATGCGTAATTTTGGATTTATTTTTCTTGTCCTTGGTTTGCTCATTTCAACGGTGTACGGTCAAACTAAAGATGTAAATCGGGTCACCGGGAAAGTTCAAGAACCGTCAGGTGACCCCATTCCACAGGCAACCGTTTCCGTCCATCCTCTTGGTGTCGAGGTTAATTCCGACGATGAGGGCAATTTCGTCCTCACTCTTCCCGAAGGAACCTACACAGTTTTTGTAGAGGCTCCCGGATTTGAAATCCGGGGAGAAACGATCACGACGAAAAAGGAACCGCTGCATTTAAACATGGTGCTGCATCCAAAACATTTGCAGTTTGAGGAGATTGTTATAGGAACGGAAGATTCTTCCGGCGCCAGTGTTTCTTCGCCATCCACTTCAATTCAACCAGCAAAAGAAGCGTCCCCAACTTCCGTTCTGGACGCCGTGCAGGATATTCCTTCAGTGGCTCCTCTGGGCCAGGGGGGATTGTTTCAAGTGCCTAGCATCCGTGGATCCGCGCGCGAAAGAACGATTCTCCTTTTTGAATCTGTACGGATTACTTCGGAGCGCCGAACCGGTCCGAGTTTTTCTTTTGTAGATGCGCTTTTTCTGGATCGAATCGACGTTACCCGCGGGCCCGCTCCTGTGCTTTACGGTTCGAATGGTGAGTCCGGTCTTATACACGCGTTTGCGCTCGAACCTTCGAGCACTTCCTCGTCTGTGACTTTCAGAACTGGATATCAGTCAAATTTAGATGAGAACTGGCAAGCTCTTACATACAAGGATGGAACGGATCGCTTTCAGTATGTTTTAGGAGCTGTTCGGCGCGAGAGTGGTGATTTTGAATCCGGTGATGGACAGGAATTCCCGTCCAGTTTCAAACGATTGAATTTTTTGGCGAAAGGACGGTGGTTCTCTGATGCAGGGACCCTGACTTTCCTCGTTTTACCTACCTGGACCCAGGACATTGAAAAAGCGAGCAGCGATGCTGTAACCAGTCCGACTTTGTATCCGGAAGAGAATCATCAAATTTACGCGGTTGACTGGCAAAACCCGCTCCTGAAAGGTGTATACGATTTTCAGGTACAGGCGTGGCTTCATCCAAATGATCTGATCGCCAGAGATGAAAATGTTTCCAATGGTGTTGTCACCGCCCGGAATATTGTTTTTAACGATACGGATGATTTTGGAGTTCGCTTCCGGGTTGGACGGGCAGCACTTGGAAACTGGAGATTCTGGACCGGTGTTGATTACTTCGCTCGCGCCAATGTGAATGCGCGACAGGAATCCTTTGAACGCTCTTTATCCGGGCCGGGATTCGACCAAACCGGTTCCTTCTTTTCTATCAAAGATGGGAGTTATAACATTACCGGATTGTTTCTTACCAGCAGTGTAAATCTGGGAAAAATGTTGACAAATGGCGGGCTTCGCCTACAGCGTGTTCATACAGCCAATCACGCAGAGGATACTATTTCCGATTCTGAATACGGTTGGAGCGGAAATTTTGGCGGCGATTTCCCTCTCAACAGCAACTGGGATGTTGTCTGGAATGTCGGGCGCGGACTTCGCCCTGCGACTATCAGTGAAAAGTTCTTTACCGGCGAAACCGGTCGCGGCAGCATCACCGGCAATCCAAAATTGAAGACCGAGTCAAATTTTGAGTTCGATGGCGGAATTCGTTATCACAGGGATCGTAAGTTTGCGGCGTTCTATCTATTCCGCAATGACGTCGAAGAATTTATCGCGCGAGTAAGGTTGGCTGATGGCAGCTTTACCTATCAAAACCTTCAAGACGTTGTGATCTATGGAATCGAAGGGGAGGGCTACTACGATTTCAATACCGTTCGCATTTATTCCAATTTTCACGTGATTCGCGGCCATGATGGGAACGGCGCCGATATCAATGATATTCCACCCTCCCGGATGATCGCCGGACTGCAATACAGCCCCCAGGATTTTTGGTGGAATGGTTCTGTTGAACTGGTCAGACAGTTTGAAAAAACGGATTCCGGGCCGGACGAAGCGGCACGCGATGCGGCTTTGATTCTGAATACCAAGATGAAGTTTTTCTTGAACGATAACCTGAGTTTCTTTGTATCAGGATTCAATCTCACGAATGAAACTTACTTTGACAGCGCAGATAACAGAGCGCCATTGGCCTATGGGCGCAGTTTTAGTATTGAGTTGCTGACCCAATTCTAA